The following are encoded together in the Clostridium sp. BJN0013 genome:
- a CDS encoding helix-turn-helix domain-containing protein, translated as MGYAKNKDKNLIGDRVKYARLKNKPKVTQNDLLARLAVRGIELEKTTISKIESKTRPVSDKELVAIADALDVSILWLLGKE; from the coding sequence ATGGGATACGCTAAAAATAAAGACAAAAATTTAATTGGTGATAGAGTAAAATATGCAAGGCTTAAAAATAAACCCAAGGTAACTCAAAATGATTTACTTGCAAGACTTGCAGTAAGAGGTATAGAGCTTGAAAAAACAACAATATCCAAAATTGAATCCAAAACAAGACCAGTCTCAGACAAGGAACTTGTTGCTATTGCTGATGCACTAGATGTAAGCATATTATGGCTTCTTGGAAAGGAATGA
- a CDS encoding HD-GYP domain-containing protein translates to MRLEFINRVNEKDVLGKSILTCDGQVLLKTGVELTNNYINKLKELGVFYLYVEDERLEDVNIEDEKLLELKQASMKSMSNIMSNLYNCNEKELRKSFIGIEDMVNYIIELGDVNKSLYDIQTYDNYTFIHSIDTCIMASFLGVSAGYDKWQLREIGIGASLHDIGKTKIPLEILNKETKLTDEEFKEIKNHPIYGAKILKKNVIISDAVIKIVEQHHERIDGRGYPYGLEDKQITNYAKLICICDVYDAVSNDRCYRRKFSPNDAYELILSGSGSNFDQNLVYNFKNTFAIYPLGCGVQLSNRIKGYVVKQNKGFPDRPVIRVLYDVDTGNSIPGYELDLLQTPNVVIKGLI, encoded by the coding sequence ATGAAAAAGATGTGCTTGGAAAAAGCATATTGACATGCGATGGACAAGTTTTATTAAAAACAGGAGTAGAATTGACCAATAATTATATAAATAAATTGAAAGAGTTAGGTGTATTTTATTTATATGTAGAAGATGAAAGATTAGAAGATGTGAATATAGAAGATGAAAAGTTATTGGAATTGAAGCAAGCGTCAATGAAAAGTATGTCAAATATAATGAGTAATTTATATAATTGTAATGAAAAAGAATTGAGAAAATCCTTTATAGGTATAGAAGATATGGTAAACTATATAATTGAACTTGGCGATGTGAATAAAAGTCTTTATGATATACAGACCTATGATAATTATACATTTATTCACTCAATAGATACTTGTATTATGGCTTCTTTTCTAGGTGTCTCAGCAGGATATGACAAATGGCAATTGAGAGAAATTGGCATAGGGGCTTCCTTGCATGATATAGGGAAAACAAAGATTCCCTTAGAAATATTGAATAAGGAAACTAAGTTAACAGATGAAGAATTTAAAGAGATAAAAAATCATCCTATATATGGGGCTAAAATTCTTAAAAAAAATGTTATAATTTCAGATGCAGTAATTAAAATAGTTGAACAACACCATGAAAGAATAGATGGCAGGGGATATCCTTATGGACTTGAGGACAAGCAGATAACAAACTATGCAAAACTAATTTGTATATGTGATGTATATGACGCAGTGAGCAATGATAGGTGTTATAGAAGAAAATTCAGTCCAAATGATGCCTATGAACTTATACTTTCGGGAAGTGGTAGTAATTTTGATCAAAATTTAGTATATAATTTTAAGAATACTTTTGCTATATATCCTCTAGGGTGTGGAGTTCAATTATCAAATAGAATTAAAGGTTATGTTGTAAAGCAAAATAAAGGATTTCCGGATAGGCCAGTAATAAGAGTGCTTTATGATGTGGATACAGGGAACTCTATACCTGGTTATGAATTGGACCTATTACAGACACCTAATGTGGTTATAAAGGGATTGATTTAA
- a CDS encoding DUF2382 domain-containing protein yields MGLFDNILGNDNNNKKSEDEGRLTLHKEELDINKNKVKIDIHKQPVALEDVSVSNNQYKEIKHITKTLKKEVPHISTKGDVKIVDKEIDKKYQN; encoded by the coding sequence ATGGGTCTATTTGACAATATTTTAGGCAATGACAATAATAATAAGAAAAGTGAAGATGAAGGAAGACTTACACTTCATAAGGAAGAGCTCGATATAAATAAAAATAAGGTTAAAATCGACATACATAAGCAGCCAGTGGCTTTAGAAGATGTTTCAGTTAGTAACAATCAATATAAAGAGATAAAGCATATAACTAAAACACTAAAAAAGGAAGTTCCTCATATAAGTACTAAAGGGGATGTAAAAATTGTGGATAAGGAAATTGATAAGAAATATCAAAACTAG
- a CDS encoding rhomboid family intramembrane serine protease has translation MNLYIDNLIEILYKAYNFKIIEIEKNQGLYGKWALWREENNAVRVIFFLKDESYRNMNFESLISDLEKLFQNRNLQFTQIIMNRKTNLSVEHINNYQLDYKIHRQCELILINPDSNQLVYYTEGSRELANQILQSMIYMRDSKNISSRKRIKEIIVTYIIIALNILVYIGTSYLSGSIIDSNLNVLVFMGAKVNLLIDKGQYYRLFTCMFLHAGIVHLGVNMYSLYVMGTFIEKVYGKLKYIVIYIISGLFSSIFSYMFSSSISVGASGAIFGLLGASLVFALKMKHSVAKEFVMNIVTIIIMNLIIGFSVANVDNFGHIGGLIGGILITYVISNIGLKKV, from the coding sequence ATGAACTTGTATATTGATAATTTAATAGAAATATTATATAAAGCTTATAATTTTAAAATTATAGAAATAGAAAAAAATCAGGGATTATATGGTAAGTGGGCATTATGGAGGGAAGAAAATAATGCAGTAAGAGTTATATTTTTCCTCAAAGATGAAAGTTATAGAAATATGAATTTTGAATCTCTTATTTCAGACTTAGAAAAGTTATTTCAAAATAGGAATTTACAGTTTACACAAATAATTATGAATAGAAAAACTAACTTATCTGTAGAACATATAAATAATTATCAATTAGATTATAAAATACATAGACAGTGTGAATTAATTTTAATTAATCCTGATTCAAATCAATTAGTATATTATACAGAAGGATCAAGAGAGCTGGCAAACCAAATATTACAGAGTATGATTTATATGAGGGATTCTAAAAATATATCCAGTAGAAAAAGAATAAAAGAGATAATTGTTACCTATATAATTATAGCTTTAAATATATTAGTATATATAGGAACTTCATATTTATCCGGCAGCATAATAGATAGTAATTTAAATGTATTGGTATTTATGGGAGCTAAGGTGAATCTTCTCATAGATAAAGGACAATACTATAGATTATTTACATGTATGTTTTTACATGCAGGCATAGTACATTTGGGAGTAAATATGTATTCTCTTTATGTGATGGGCACTTTTATTGAAAAAGTATATGGAAAACTTAAATATATAGTTATATATATTATTTCAGGATTGTTTTCCTCCATATTTAGTTATATGTTCTCATCTTCCATATCTGTAGGAGCCTCAGGAGCAATATTTGGACTTTTGGGTGCATCTTTGGTATTTGCCCTTAAAATGAAACATTCTGTAGCTAAGGAATTTGTTATGAATATAGTAACTATAATTATAATGAACCTTATAATAGGGTTTTCCGTAGCTAATGTAGATAATTTTGGACATATAGGGGGGCTTATAGGAGGTATACTTATTACTTACGTAATAAGTAATATAGGTCTTAAAAAAGTTTAA
- a CDS encoding ATP-dependent metallopeptidase FtsH/Yme1/Tma family protein — protein sequence MKNIKNKFILIPVFTFILSLTFLIFISYTNNSIGYKSYTLFQKDLLDKRISTVYITDNPKMRIKLKDGSIYETDNPRTPNTKQMLLENNILVSEDYPINSKQIYPATLLLLSFISIIFMRIKNSEKVSKKTLAIDSLDTAAVKDFNYTFENVAGNEEAKESVKDIVDFLKNPEKYASYGARMPKGIMLYGQPGTGKTLLAKAVAGEANVPFYAVSGSDFIQVYVGVGASRIRQLFKKARNNSTGKAVIFIDEIDAIGKKRDGTNASGGSDERDQTLNALLTEMSGFNEKKGIVVIAATNRLDMLDPALLRPGRFDRHIEITLPDISSREKIIAVHLNNKPVGNLDLHEWAQKTSYFSGAKIENLINEAAIIACKENSRVIEDTHMDRAFSIILAGYEKKNRDYIKDMDKKITAYHEVGHALVSLKVLPNEKISKVTIIPSTNGVGGYTLSIPEDKLYENKDYLKKRIMILLGGRAAEEVIFGSNYITTGAHNDLQRSTHIAFNMITQYGMGETLGLLNMQELMKLNINQDKIIEECKKLIDSMYYHTKNIIIENRPHLKKITELLIKKETLYAKDLNLELISK from the coding sequence ATAAAAAATATAAAAAATAAATTTATTTTAATACCAGTTTTTACCTTTATACTGTCTTTAACTTTTTTAATATTCATAAGTTATACAAATAATTCTATAGGCTACAAATCATACACTTTATTTCAGAAAGACTTATTGGATAAAAGAATTTCAACAGTTTATATTACAGACAACCCTAAAATGAGGATAAAATTGAAAGATGGCAGTATATATGAAACAGACAACCCTAGGACACCTAATACTAAACAAATGCTATTAGAAAATAATATACTCGTATCTGAAGATTATCCCATAAATAGTAAACAAATATACCCGGCTACCTTACTACTTTTATCTTTTATATCAATTATATTTATGAGGATAAAAAATTCTGAAAAAGTTTCCAAAAAAACTTTAGCTATTGACTCTTTAGATACTGCTGCTGTAAAAGATTTTAATTATACTTTTGAAAATGTAGCAGGAAATGAGGAGGCAAAAGAAAGTGTAAAAGATATAGTAGATTTTTTAAAAAATCCTGAAAAATATGCATCCTATGGAGCAAGAATGCCAAAAGGCATAATGTTATACGGACAACCTGGAACCGGCAAAACTCTTCTGGCAAAAGCCGTTGCAGGTGAGGCAAATGTTCCTTTTTATGCAGTGTCCGGTTCAGATTTTATCCAGGTATATGTAGGTGTAGGAGCCAGCCGTATAAGACAGTTATTTAAAAAAGCTAGAAACAACAGTACAGGAAAGGCAGTTATATTTATAGATGAAATAGATGCTATTGGCAAAAAAAGAGATGGTACCAATGCTTCTGGAGGTTCTGACGAAAGAGATCAAACCTTAAATGCCCTGCTTACAGAAATGTCTGGCTTTAATGAAAAAAAAGGAATTGTAGTGATAGCTGCAACAAATAGATTGGACATGCTAGATCCTGCACTTTTAAGACCTGGAAGATTCGACAGGCATATAGAAATAACTCTTCCGGACATTTCTTCAAGGGAAAAAATTATAGCTGTTCATTTAAATAATAAACCTGTAGGTAATTTGGATTTGCATGAATGGGCTCAAAAAACTTCTTATTTTTCAGGTGCAAAAATTGAAAATTTAATAAATGAAGCTGCAATAATTGCATGTAAAGAAAATAGCAGAGTTATTGAAGATACACATATGGATAGGGCTTTTTCTATAATTTTGGCGGGATATGAAAAGAAAAATAGAGACTATATAAAAGATATGGACAAAAAAATAACTGCATATCATGAAGTAGGTCACGCTTTAGTATCTTTAAAGGTACTTCCAAATGAAAAAATATCTAAAGTAACAATTATACCAAGTACTAATGGAGTTGGAGGTTATACTTTAAGCATTCCAGAAGACAAACTTTATGAGAATAAAGATTACTTAAAAAAGAGAATAATGATACTTTTAGGAGGAAGAGCTGCAGAAGAAGTTATATTTGGTTCCAATTATATAACCACCGGTGCTCATAATGACCTGCAACGAAGTACCCACATAGCTTTCAATATGATAACTCAATATGGTATGGGAGAAACTTTGGGGCTTTTAAATATGCAAGAGCTTATGAAATTAAATATAAATCAGGATAAAATTATTGAAGAATGTAAAAAGTTAATTGACTCTATGTACTATCATACAAAAAACATTATAATCGAAAACAGACCCCATCTTAAAAAAATAACTGAATTACTTATAAAAAAAGAAACATTATATGCAAAAGACCTAAATCTAGAGTTAATATCTAAATAA